CATGATCAAGAAGAAGCACTTGCAATGTCAGATGAAATTTTCGTTTTAAATGAAGGTCATATTGAACAAAGCGGTTCTCCTGTTGATATTTATGATGAACCCATAAATCGTTTTGTTGCTGATTTTATCGGCGAATCCAATATCGTACCGGGTACAATGGTAAAGGATTACGAGGTTACCTTTACTGGTAAAACTTTTGAATGTGTTGACAAAGGATTAAATCCAAACGAAAAAGTGGATATTGTGATTCGACCAGAAGATTTAGAAATCACGGATATTGAAAATGGCAAACTAGTCGTAACAGTAGATACACAATTGTTCCGTGGTGTACACTATGAACTTTCTACTTACGATCAGGATGGCAATGAATGGCTTGTTCACTCATTAAAAAAAGCAGATGTTGGTGCAAAAATCGGCTTAGATTTTGATCCGGAAGCCATTCATGTCATGCGATTAAACGAATCTGAAGAAGATTTTGATAGAAGACTAGAGTCTTATGGAGAAGAAAACAATGCGTAGAAAAGGGAATTTATTTTCTCTCATCCCTTATTATATTTGGATTTTCTGCTTCGTTATTGCACCAATTCTTTTAGTATTCTATTATTCTCTTTTAGATTTACATGGTCATTTTACTTTTGAAAACTATAGAAATTTCTTTACTAGCGTTTATTTGAAAATGACTTTAAGTTCTTTCTGGTATGCTTTTCTAATCACACTATTTTCGTTATTAGTTTCGTATCCAGCAGCTTATTTGATTACGAAAACAAAACATAAACAACTTTGGTTAATTTTGATTATTATTCCTTCATGGATCAACTTACTATTAAAGACATACGCGTTTATCGGCATTTTCGGTAATAAGGGGCCCATTAATGCATTTGTAAAAGCAATTGGATTACCAAATCAGCAAATTCTATTTACAGATTTTGCATTTGTATTTGTCTCTGTATATATCTTTATACCATTTATGATTTTACCGATTTTCAATTCGCTTGATAAATTGAATCCTGCATTAATTGATGCATCCCGTGATTTAGGTGCTTCAAAATTAACAACTTTACGAAGAGTCATTATTCCATTAACAATGAATGGCATAAAAGCTGGCGTTCAAGCAGTATTTATCCCTTCCCTATCACTATTTATGATTACTCGATTAATCGCTGGTAACCGCGTTATTACACTTGGTACCTCCATAGAAGAACAATTCTTAACAACACAGAACTGGGGAATGGGTTCGACGATTGCTGTTTTCTTAATCATTTTTATGTTTATCATCATGTTAATCACTGGAGAAAAGCGAAAAGGAGCGGCACGTAATGGAAAAGCTAAATAAAAGATCAAAACTCTATTTAACCTTTGTTTTTGCCGTTCTTTATGCACCGATTCTATTTTTAGTATTTTATTCTTTTAACAGCGGCGATTCCATGACAAATTTCAAATCCTTTACATTAAGTCATTATCGCGATGTATTTGAAGATACCAGATTAATTGTTATTCTAATTAATACGGTCGTTGTTGCCTTGTTGTCTGCCTTAATCTCAACAATCATTGGAACACTTGGTTCTATTGGAATCATTGCAATTCGGAATCGTAAACTACGCAATATGGTCTTATCATTAAATAATATTCTGATTGTTAGTCCTGACGTTATTATCGGTGCTTCTTTCTTAATATTATTTACCATAATCGGGGTTAAATTAGGCTTTACTTCTGTTTTACTATCTCATGCGGCTTTTAGTATTCCAATTGTTGTTTTAATGGTATTACCAAAACTCCAAGAAATGAGTTCATCACTAATTGATGCTGCATTGGACTTAGGTGCTAGCCGCCGTGATGTATTAACTAGAGTCATTTTACCTTTTATAAAACCAGGGATATTTGCTGGTTTCTTTATGGCATTAACTTACTCTTTAGATGACTTTGCTGTAACATTCTTTGTTACTGGGAATGGATTTAGTACGCTATCTGTTGAAATTTACTCAATGGCAAGAGCTGGTGTTTCACTAACAGTAAACGCTATTTCCGGATTAGTATTCTTTGTAACATTAATACTTGTTTTGAGTTATCACTTTATTACAAATCGCCAAAGATTGGGGGCTCATAAATGAAATCATTAGTTCGAGCAACCGTCGTAATATTACTTGTATGTGCCCTACTTATGTATACTGCACACAGTATTGATACAACATCAGGAAAATCAGGGAAAGATATACTAACTGTCTACAACTGGGGAGAATATATCGATCCAGCTTTACTTAAGAAATTTGAAAAAGAAACTGGGATTCATGTCATATATGAAACATTTGACTCTAATGAAGCAATGATGACAAAAATCGAACAAGGTGGTACAAACTATGATATCTCCGTACCTTCAGAATATACGATTGAGCAAATGAAACAACGTCATCTATTAAAGAAAATTGATCATAGCAAAGTTCCAAATTTAAAGAACATTGACCCGGATTTTTTAAACTTAGATTTTGATAAAAAGAATGAATACTCTATTCCCTATTTCTGGGGAACTGTAGGGATTGTTTATAACACCAAATTGTTAAAAGGCTATGATTTTAATAGCTGGAATGATTTATGGGACCCTTCTTTAAAAGGAAAAGTAATATTAGTCGATAGTGCACGTGAAGTAATGGGTGTCGGCTTAAATAGTATGGGGAAATCACTTAACTCAACAGATAGTAGTGAATTAAATGCAGCTACTAACAAATTGATCAAAATGGCACCAAATGTAAAAGCAGTGATTGGCGACGAAGTAACCCAAATGATGATTAATGGGGATGCTGAAGTTGCTTTAACTTGGTCTGGCCAAGCTGCAGATATGATGTATGAAAACAAAGATTTAACATACAGTATTCCTAAAGAAGGATCAAATTTATGGTTTGATAATATGGTTATTCCAAAAACTTCTAAAAACTATGAAGGTGCTTTAAAATTTATTAACTTCATGTGTGATCCCAAAAATGCTGCTCAAAATGCTGATTATGTTGGTTATTCTACCCCCAATAAAGCAGCACTTAAATTACTAGATCCTGAAGTAGTCAATGATGAACGCTACTACCCTTCAAAAGAAATCAGAAATAAACTTCATGTCTATAGAAATTTAGGAAAAGAAAAAATTGGAGAGTACAATGAGTTATTCTTAAAATTTAAGATGTCTCTTCACTAAACCTAAAGGCTCTTACTAGTAAGGGCCTTTTTTCTATTAATTGAAAGCTATTTATAGTTAGATTCGATCAATTCCACAAGCATTTCTAATTAGAATAAATGATACCCTCTTCATTTCCACTACTGATGCTTTCTGTGAGCAGTCCTCAAAAGTTTATATGATTGAACGTCTCACAAACAATCGATATAATAAAACACAGTGATAAAAAATACTTAGATATACGAAATAATGAGGAGACACATAGAATATATGAAAAAAACTAAATTAGCTCTCATTTTATTAATGTTCA
This window of the Rummeliibacillus pycnus genome carries:
- a CDS encoding ABC transporter permease: MEKKTMRRKGNLFSLIPYYIWIFCFVIAPILLVFYYSLLDLHGHFTFENYRNFFTSVYLKMTLSSFWYAFLITLFSLLVSYPAAYLITKTKHKQLWLILIIIPSWINLLLKTYAFIGIFGNKGPINAFVKAIGLPNQQILFTDFAFVFVSVYIFIPFMILPIFNSLDKLNPALIDASRDLGASKLTTLRRVIIPLTMNGIKAGVQAVFIPSLSLFMITRLIAGNRVITLGTSIEEQFLTTQNWGMGSTIAVFLIIFMFIIMLITGEKRKGAARNGKAK
- a CDS encoding ABC transporter permease — protein: MEKLNKRSKLYLTFVFAVLYAPILFLVFYSFNSGDSMTNFKSFTLSHYRDVFEDTRLIVILINTVVVALLSALISTIIGTLGSIGIIAIRNRKLRNMVLSLNNILIVSPDVIIGASFLILFTIIGVKLGFTSVLLSHAAFSIPIVVLMVLPKLQEMSSSLIDAALDLGASRRDVLTRVILPFIKPGIFAGFFMALTYSLDDFAVTFFVTGNGFSTLSVEIYSMARAGVSLTVNAISGLVFFVTLILVLSYHFITNRQRLGAHK
- a CDS encoding ABC transporter substrate-binding protein; translation: MKSLVRATVVILLVCALLMYTAHSIDTTSGKSGKDILTVYNWGEYIDPALLKKFEKETGIHVIYETFDSNEAMMTKIEQGGTNYDISVPSEYTIEQMKQRHLLKKIDHSKVPNLKNIDPDFLNLDFDKKNEYSIPYFWGTVGIVYNTKLLKGYDFNSWNDLWDPSLKGKVILVDSAREVMGVGLNSMGKSLNSTDSSELNAATNKLIKMAPNVKAVIGDEVTQMMINGDAEVALTWSGQAADMMYENKDLTYSIPKEGSNLWFDNMVIPKTSKNYEGALKFINFMCDPKNAAQNADYVGYSTPNKAALKLLDPEVVNDERYYPSKEIRNKLHVYRNLGKEKIGEYNELFLKFKMSLH